TTTAGTCTTTtatttatcgataatttttgatcattatcaataaatttaaacaaaaaatatttaaatataatacaataataattatagcataaaatgtaatgttgCAGAGATTTATATTGCACAGAGCAGCGTTTTTTAGACTATAAACATTACATAATTACCTAATGTTATTacacgtattataatacacctacctaataataacattttcaaagaaagaaaattaatttgggATTTATTGTTTTCGTGATAATACAGTTCTTGTGAAATTATCTTTCAGGAAAATAGTTAGGTGAAAATGGTGACAAGACAGGGCACTTTCCCCTTggaaaaaattgtacaaaataatatgagtttATAAATGAATGGACATCGCAAAAAAATGTACTTGTACAAGAATAGTTTTATTCAGGATTTAAGTATTATTGACATTCAGGAtccaacattataataaatttagaataaaacaaCCAATTTACAGTTATTATAAACCGATAccgaataatgaatattaaatttgatatttaattatattcgaatatttaaatatttaatttaatattttttttttttactggtacttattaaaatacatttagttatatacctatatatagtattatacacctacctacgtaacaataaaacaattaattattaatgaatgcATAGCATAATCattgcatttatattaattataatatgctgaAATAATAAGCTTTTATTTAGCtttcatttttagatattttttattttatatttttaatacaattttacctaTGGGCGCACAGCCTATACCATTCATTCAGAATCTTACATAAGTGGGTACTATACAGCTGTGATATAGAACTGGATGCCCAAATGTATTATTCGCGTTAttgaagacaataataatttgcattAGTATAGCCACCGTTTTAAAACGAAGTCAATCATTCGTATcccgtaaattataatttacttttactTGATTTTGAACTGTTGCATTTCTCGTATtgatcatgataatattatgattgttggttttattgttaaacataattaattgtttggGTTGtactaaatacataatttgtttgCTCTAAATAAAAAGGAATATCATTGAGGCCAATAATTAGTTACTTCGATTTTCCATATTCAGTGCAATACCGCGGTATAGCCGTATATAAATAGGTTTTATTGGACGTCATGGTAAAtgccaaaatataataataatacatagaaaCGTTCAATTTTGGTTTGCCTGATAACAAATGTCGTAAATGTGTTATAAATTTTAGATATGTTTTCGGAAACGAACCATATCAGGATTGGGGACCAGACGCTACAGACGCACTGACAACGGTCCGCGCATGGCGTCTAAAATTTGGCGACGGAAGAAAAGTGCCGGATGGTCTGTTGAAAGCTTATAAAATGGCAGCCGCTAACAAAGAACTGCATTCATATGAAGTCGCCATGGTCGCATTTgccgtttttagttttttactgtAAACCAATTTCAAATCATTTAAGCTCTGTTTTGTGGTGTCGCTCTAATTTTGTGgttttattttctgttttcaGAGGATACGATGGCACGGTTGATTACaacattttgtttatgtttCGTCACATTGAAGACATATACGAACTACAGACTTTTCAACATGTTCAAAATTCCGTGATAAGGCACGCTAGGTTGTTTTTGGAAGGTCGCGTTTCTGATgaatatgaaacattttttgattCTTTGGCCGAAAATGCAGATATCGTAGCCGTGTTTAATTGGATATTTGATTTGTTGGCTGAGCGGCCAGAGGCCATCGATAAATTCACCGGCAACCCATTCCAAAGTGTTGAATGTCAAATTTATGACGTCAATGGGAAAAAAATGACTCCCAGCTATGTCATAAAGTTACGAGTATTTTATCGATGGGTTTTAATGGAACTTTTCATAGTGttgaggtataatatttttatttcatttttattaaatgtcccaaaacaaaacaacatttatcaTCCAATGTGATGATAAACTTTCAGTTTTAGAATGAATAACGTGTGTTCAGagttgttaaaattttttttaccactCTTTTTGAATCAgtaagaaatgtattttaaatacctacctattatttttggaaACTTTTCCAATTTTATATTTCGTCTCGTTTAAACATATTTACGGTAgagtttaatgtaatttttagggcttataaatgtatatagttgtaatgtatatatattagacATATACAATAGaagaaacgaaaaaataaatgttatacattacattctattaatttcataatttttttcttcattctCTTgaccatgtttttttttcataaatatcacaacatttaattattgttcgatatacctatttattaaaaaactgtgcaataaaaatgtttattttaattttaatacgggCCGCAGCCCAAAGtacagaatataaatttaacataataaaagtacaatataaaattgtgtagtagatataacaattaaaatagaaaagGAAATAAGACAAAGAAaagaattacaaattataacttaaaaactaaaagacGGATCTTCATTAGCAATACGCATCATCCTATTTAGAGGTTTGTTACGGGAATAAATTGTACACAGTGGAATAGTAAAAGGATAGGAAAAGCGGACCTGGACACAGGGAATTTTAAAGTAGACCTTGGATCGATCGACCCATTTATAAGTTTAACTAGGAAGACCTTGTTAATCGTAATACGTCTATCGGCCAAAGACTGTAAACCTAACCTATCTGTCACTGCATCATGAACATGAGgtctatgttttatttttaatagaaatgcTGCATAACTCAAAAAGCTTCCGTTGGACCCTTTCGAGTTGTTTCATATTGCTGGCGGTGTAAGGGTTCCATATAATTACAGAAAATTCGAAAATAGATTTGATAAGCGCACAATATAAGGCTTTTAGTGGAGTTATCAACTTAAATTCGTTACAAACCCACTTAAGAAATCCAAGAGCTTTTAAGGCGTTACAGCATGTCACATCTATGTGGTTATGAAAATTTAAGTTACTATCATAGAAAACTCCAAGATCTTTCACCGTATTCCTTTCGATAGCAAGATAGGTCCCACCAAGTATTTAAATTCCAAGTGAGTGCGACCTCTATAAAAAGATTTATAGCAACATTTGGAGATATTAAAGTCTAAGCCAATATTTATAGCCCAGGCATTTAATGCACACAAGTCACTTTGAAGTAATTGACAGTCATGTACTGAGCGAATTTCTAGAAATAGCTTTAAGTCATCTGCAAATAGTAAGAATTTACTGTggcaaataactttttttacgtCATTAATAAACAATGTAAAGAGTAAAGGGAAAAGATGGCCACCTTGAGGTACCCCAGACGGCGTGTTTAAATACATGTGAtttgatacaaaatattttcacgaATTGTTTTCGATCGGATAGATAAAaacttagaatattattaaaaaaacaatttaacattgAGAGGGTTTTTAGAATAGGTAGGTGTATAATCGTTTTATAGAACTTACActaattaaatgaataatataatatatatataatatactacacctACACTTTTTATGCGCTTAtaggttataatttaattttgttcattttatcaaaatttagtGGTAGACTTCGAGATCGAATGTCATTATTGGATTTCCACGTCAAACAGTGTCTATGCTGCCTAAGCGAAACATCCTGGTTGCAATTATTTGAAAACGTTTATGTGTACGCGTTGAAACATTTCACAACGATCCTCAGTGAATATAATTGTCCAAAACATATGTTGAAGACTTTTCGCGATATGTGGAGCAATGAAACGTTAAAAGATCTTATCAGGTTTTGTGTAAGTAAACAGGTTGCCAACAACACCTATCTAAATCATCGTGATAGCTCTACGGATTCGAACGAGAGCCTTGGATCGTCTGAATCTTAGCATATAAGTCCAATAGCCAAGAATGAATCGAATAAACCGAGTAAAACCATTCGACGGACACGTCGTgcttgttttacaaaaataaactcaTGTTATAGTACCcctctacctatatataaaaatataatttaataattatgtatcaaacttttcatttatgtataattttcgtTTCAACCGGTATAGTCTACAACTCAAATTATATAGTCGCACCTATTCCTTTAGGTCCTTAAAAGTTTTACCTCtttcatcatttttaatttgaactgtATATAAGAGTTTTGAGGACCCCTAGTTCCCATTTTTCTATCATATACATAttcttgttaatttatattatgaaattcttCTGTGTGTCTCGGGACATGTCCAACCATTCTCCAATGCCTTGCGGTTGCGTTGAAAAACGTGTCCATGATATGTACGTTTTTCTTTAACTTCAATTCTATAAGTACTTATCCTTTCCATACGCATCCAGTACAACatctcaatatttttatgttaatgttaacttatatagtattaacttgtatttttatatatatatagaactaGTTGTCCCTCCCGGCGTTGCCCGGGGCATAAGTCACCTTTGTTActttcgttacccgttaaatttacaaactgtatatgactcaaactttgttcaatgccttatttaatattcggtgtatgatgatctagatttatcttaacttttctgttgcccggaataaaaattcttattcgcagcatgtattatcaggtaggcaatctacctgcgatagatcgcggaccccgtgctgtttgtacgtaagtgtatgattcaactctaaagtatcaaagttataccaagtttgtcgttattacttaattacacctacggtggattaatataatcaattaatacaaaatcctaaccttaccttactaaaatccgatgaataaaaaaaaccaaatataaccctttttaaattaacctatattcttcccagaggtcttatctacacacaaacattaatttatacatatatacattatttatccTTTCATTCGCAATGTTTCGAATCCTAGTTGCATTACGGCTTTGACGTGAAGTATTTGATCGTCTTGGTCGTGGTATGGTAGGGGAGACCGGGTACAAATGTAACACGGGTCAATTGTAACATCGTTGATTTTCTCCTCTaggttagattttaaaatatggcaAAAATACGACAGTTGTCCCACTGTAATAGCAACTAGTTCCCCTTCATCAATACGGCGATATCATATTGTCCttatcagaaaaataataaaatacgtttatcAACTcagtttgtaaataaaatattttgtcgtatttttttatttaaactttgttatttatttataatatctagttactgttatatttatataaggaAAGAAGTGTTCTTCAACTTGATTGTCTTGTCTGGTCTGTGcgtagtaagtatttttttttatatttactttcttacataaatattgattgGGGACAATTGTAACAGTTAAGCGGGGGacaaatgtaacattttattattgtttattaaatttatatttgtaagaaGCAGTTATTCATTATTCTTTGTTATATGTAATAGCCATGCCACGAATAAGACAAAGAACAACAAATAGAGGCAATAATAGTGAAGCCATAAAGAGAGCTGCAGAAATctgtattaaagaaaataaatctgAACGATCAGTTGCAAATCAATTTGAAATCTGTCATGTAAGTTTAAATCgctacataaaaaaattgaaagctcACCGTGATACTGGTGGTCCTCTACCTGAATGTGGTTATCGCCCTCACACccgaatatttaacaatttacaaGAATCAATGTtaacaaattacttaaaaaattgtgCTGACATGTACTTTGGATTGAGCCCCAAAGATGTGAAAAAACTTGTTTATGAATTTGCaattaaattagatttaaaaataccaCCTAGTTGGACCAAATATGAATTTGCAGGTGATGATTGGTTTTCTAGTTTCTTAAAACGCAACAATACATTATCCATAAGAAAACCAGAGGCTACTAGTTTAGCTAGGGCAATGAACTTCAACCcagtaaatgttaaaaaatgtatggacAAATATGATTCAGttcttatgaaatataaatttgaagcACATCAGATATATAACTTAGATGAAACTGGGATAACTACTGTGCAAAATCCTGGTAAAATAGTAGCACAAAAAGGAAAAAAACAAGTAGGAGCAATTACATCATCTGAACGTGGAACATTGGTTACAATGTGCTTAGCAGTAAGTGCTCTAGAAAATACTATACCACCTATGTTTGTCTTCCCTAGAGTGAATTATAAAGATCATTTTATTAGAGGAGGGCCACCAGGGTGTGTAGGCACATCAAATAAATCAGGGTGGATGCAAGGAGACCAATTCTTAGAATTCATGCAACATTTTGTCAACCATGTAAGACTCACACAAGAAAAAAAGGTGCTGATACTATTAGATAACCACGAAtcacatttatatttaccaGTTATAGATTTTTGTAGAGAGAATGGTGTGGTGTTGCTTTCATTCCCCCCTCATTGCTCCCACAAACTTCAACCTTTAGACAGGTCAGTGTTTGGTccattcaaaaaatgtattaaccaaGAAATGGATTCTTGGATAAAGAGCAACCCTGGTAAAAGGTTTACTATATATGATTTGCCTTCTGTTACTTCTAATGCCCTTGTAAACGCAGCTacaccaaaaaatattataaatggtttTTCTGTGTCTGGTGTATGGCCATTCAATAGAAATTGTTAATGAGAATATCGGCACAATAAAACAAAGTCGTACGTAGAAAATCCGTGattgtgtaattataatacgtttattttattttgttttatgtttatttaaaaggttgctattgattacaaaaaaatattataaccgcGGACAATTTGCGACaccatatcaagtaggcaatccacctgctataagtgcaactcagccaccttgGGAAAATTCTAAacatgaatataaaatttacgaatacaaaataataaccataaaataaattgaaaaatgtgtaataaaataaaataaaaatctgtttatcataattatatcataaaactaatgatttacaatctttgtaaaatgttttaaaaaatgaataaatatataaatcattaaaaatttataaaattaaaaaaacatattattttgcatgATAATTTTCGAAATAGGATCCTAAACATAGAGGTGGATTATGTGGACAGAGAGAACAGTAGTATGATGTATCTTTGCGTTTACCAATTTCTTTACAGTAACTACATCGTTTGCGTTGAACTTTTGTCGTTTTTTCGCTTTTTGGTAAGAGTTGTAGAGTATGTACATTTGGAACTGTAGTCGGTAATTTAGTCAGaatttcatattgtttttcttcaAGTTCACcagttttatcatttttttttaacaatgaaCGTATTATATTCAgccgaaaattataaaaaggtatTTTACGTTCATTTTGACAATATAAAAGATAAGAATTGAGAAGTAGCTGTTGTAAAATGTGAATACCAACTTTCTTGTACCATCGAAGAGTTTTTCGTTCACACGGGTAGTAGGACAACAGTTGGTCTTGACGATCTACACCTGacatataatcattatattttattattggcaatgattttttttttcttgtctcCCCGTTTATTTTGTGTATCTACCATATCTACAGTCCATTCTGTTGATATGCCCAAAACATCCCTTTTGCCCTTCCACTTGAATACACAGATCCTGTTATATGAGTACTTCGATATATTTtctcctttttttaatttttttttaataatgtcgcttggattttttttcctatttgaaCGCAATGTACTGGTACAATaagtattttttgaaattagtgTCTGAGCTAAATTAACGCTATTATAG
This genomic window from Metopolophium dirhodum isolate CAU chromosome 1, ASM1992520v1, whole genome shotgun sequence contains:
- the LOC132933803 gene encoding uncharacterized protein LOC132933803, producing the protein MECVEVVELCESGDQNMDSTEVLDVMVLKTCGQLVFDLFERIGNNDATSTGGNSCNDTISSTATADDSWSSTSSVGETYHDRLMARAFDRVYDVMSQDLEKVDPYYQTPPKLQLYHKLYNFVRHYKLHQINRYVFGNEPYQDWGPDATDALTTVRAWRLKFGDGRKVPDGLLKAYKMAAANKELHSYEVAMVAFAVFSFLLGYDGTVDYNILFMFRHIEDIYELQTFQHVQNSVIRHARLFLEGRVSDEYETFFDSLAENADIVAVFNWIFDLLAERPEAIDKFTGNPFQSVECQIYDVNGKKMTPSYVIKLRVFYRWVLMELFIVLSGRLRDRMSLLDFHVKQCLCCLSETSWLQLFENVYVYALKHFTTILSEYNCPKHMLKTFRDMWSNETLKDLIRFCVSKQVANNTYLNHRDSSTDSNESLGSSES
- the LOC132950650 gene encoding uncharacterized protein LOC132950650 — encoded protein: MPRIRQRTTNRGNNSEAIKRAAEICIKENKSERSVANQFEICHVSLNRYIKKLKAHRDTGGPLPECGYRPHTRIFNNLQESMLTNYLKNCADMYFGLSPKDVKKLVYEFAIKLDLKIPPSWTKYEFAGDDWFSSFLKRNNTLSIRKPEATSLARAMNFNPVNVKKCMDKYDSVLMKYKFEAHQIYNLDETGITTVQNPGKIVAQKGKKQVGAITSSERGTLVTMCLAVSALENTIPPMFVFPRVNYKDHFIRGGPPGCVGTSNKSGWMQGDQFLEFMQHFVNHVRLTQEKKVLILLDNHESHLYLPVIDFCRENGVVLLSFPPHCSHKLQPLDRSVFGPFKKCINQEMDSWIKSNPGKRFTIYDLPSVTSNALVNAATPKNIINGFSVSGVWPFNRNC